From Medicago truncatula cultivar Jemalong A17 chromosome 7, MtrunA17r5.0-ANR, whole genome shotgun sequence, a single genomic window includes:
- the LOC25497866 gene encoding SNF2 domain-containing protein CLASSY 3 gives MAGVSSITHTNNVPLIRFLSNGGSSKRRKSDEDDMSFDSLSGSKKRKVREEPFLIPENAKIISIDDDDNEGSEQCDEKMFEGVFDVKKEVKSGGSGKFYAKDGTVENPITIISDEYGESDEKHSKKRKLKEEPFVVHDNSEVIFFDIGDEKMFVDGYDVTENVKIDESGKFDAKDGKFVDEKCGWTLENPITIQSDDEHSVSSDSNDDEEEENYDNVKQGEKSGASDESADKDIFFVDLDDSDESDEEHSVGSASDSDSDSNSDSDDDDDNVQEGAKSGGSGEFADKDNFFVDLDDSDESDEEHCFDSDESEENETSDEDFRVDELNEISDNDDDSSSDNDGKEKEKKKGGRKYDNVAEELLREAIDRHNGISEMNNEEVKDKSPSIKNDEVEHSDYGSVATSTTFEKKGSSSNKNDTSKKQKAKSVENVSDDDVNVAKAKERAKPNETVNLRDDVNVAKAKCKSHVKAKDNAKPYESVDVSDSDEGKEHVKGLDAGGVSLVQTKQEMIKESRKQKMVENKGRDYKGIANIHIEKKNESIDNNGLIQSVKSTHFMWNELLLAKCYWDSMNTMKNDSTLFEFEEDGVDRQDTQPQPVSVETPPSIWSLKKVEKVQKTMEEEENEVLWDELDTVLRESDAVSMIGNLGTNEATNIKSGSPSSRCEHDTFLDEEIGVYCKLCGVVITEIKYISPLVVERFPCEGSGRKASFDGVNVSLFDGSQFNVSDKDSETNFSRNEGTVWDLIPDLIQTLYPHQQEGFEFIWKNLAGSVKLQKLKNVDPCSEGGCIISHAPGTGKTRLTIVFLKAYLKAFPKCLPIIVAPASILLTWEDEFKKWDIGVPFHNLSNPELSGKEHADAVETFDRSNTQHNIHETRMAKLISWFKETSILGISYNLFGKKCQDKKKLENVKERKGNCDMRKILLKSPGLLVLDEGHTPRNQRSHIWKVLSKIQAQKRIILSGTPFQNNFWELYSTLSLVKPSFPNTIPPELKSFCHKQGHKSSKKRSCEPVSGNTTRDPSDDKIKKLKMLMDPFVHVHKGAILENKLPGLRDCLVTLKADSLQNEILKSIKRSQNTIFNFERKIALTSVHPSLFLECSLSEEEESALDKDQLEKLRLNPHEGVKTKFLFEFVRLCDAFHEKVLVFSQFHAPLQLIKDQLTSAFKWSEGKEVLFMSGKDPPKVKQSVIHSFNDANCQAKVLLASTKACSEGISLVGASRVVLLDVVWNPSVERQAISRAYRIGQKRVVYTYHLLAEGTTEEEKYGKQAEKDRLSELVFSEKNATDIDEESKSCAGNFEDRVLDQMTRHENLKDMFVKCVVLRKERDVV, from the exons ATGGCTGGTGTTTCTAGCATAACTCATACCAACAATGTTCCCTTGATCAGGTTTCTTTCAAATGGTGGTTCATCAAAGCGGAGAAAGAGTGATGAAGATGATATGAGTTTTGACTCTCTTTCTGGTTCTAAGAAACGAAAGGTAAGAGAAGAACCTTTTCTTATTCCAGAGAATGCTAAGATCATTtccattgatgatgatgataatgaagGGTCGGAGCAGTGTGATGAGAAGATGTTTGAGGGtgtttttgatgttaaaaaGGAAGTAAAAAGTGGAGGAAGTGGCAAGTTTTATGCTAAAGATGGAACAGTTGAAAACCCGATTACAATAATTTCAGATGAATATGGTGAAAGTGATGAAAAACACTCCAAGAAACGAAAGTTAAAAGAAGAACCTtttgttgttcatgataattctgaggttattttctttgatattgGTGATGAGAAGATGTTTGTGGATGGTTATGATGTTACCGAGAATGTGAAAATTGATGAAAGTGGCAAGTTTGATGCGAAAGATGGAAAGTTTGTTGACGAAAAGTGTGGTTGGACACTTGAAAACCCGATTACAATACAATCAGATGACGAACACTCTGTTAGTTCTGATTctaatgatgatgaagaagaagaaaattatgaTAATGTTAAACAGGGAGAAAAAAGTGGAGCAAGCGATGAGTCTGCTgataaagatattttttttgtagatttgGATGATTCTGATGAGAGTGATGAAGAACACTCTGTTGGTTCTGCTTCTGATTCAGATTCAGATTCCAATTCTGattctgatgatgatgatgataatgttcAAGAGGGTGCAAAAAGTGGAGGAAGTGGTGAGTTTGCTgataaagataatttttttgttgatttggaTGATTCTGATGAGAGTGATGAAGAACACTGTTTTGATTCTGATGAAAGTGAAGAAAATGAGACTAGCGATGAGGATTTTAGAGTTGATGAGCTGAATGAGATTTCTGACAATGATGACGATAGTTCTTCTGATAATGATGGTaaggagaaagagaagaaaaagggtGGGCGAAAATACGATAATGTCGCAGAGGAATTGTTGAGAGAGGCAATTGATAGACACAATGGAATTTCTGAGATGAATAATGAGGAGGTGAAGGATAAAAGTCCTTCTATAAAGAATGATGAAGTGGAGCATTCAGATTATGGTAGTGTAGCAACTTCTACTACCTTTGAGAAGAAGGGTTCTTCTTCAAACAAGAATGATAcatcaaagaaacaaaaagcaaaaagtGTGGAAAATGTTTCTGACGATGATGTAAATGTTGCCAAAGCCAAAGAAAGGGCTAAACCTAATGAAACTGTGAATCTTCGTGATGATGTTAATGTTGCTAAAGCCAAATGCAAATCCCATGTCAAAGCCAAAGACAATGCCAAACCTTATGAAAGCGTGGATGTTTCTGATTCTGACGAAGGAAAAGAGCATGTCAAAGGTTTAGATGCTGGGGGCGTTTCTTTGGTTCAAACAAAGCAAGAAATGATAAAGGAATCACGTAAACAGAAAATGGTGGAGAACAAAGGAAGGGATTATAAAGGTATAGCTAACATCCATATCGAGAAGAAGAATGAATCTATTGATAATAATGGTTTGATACAAAGCGTCAAAAGCACACATTTTATGTGGAATGAGTTGCTCCTTGCTAAATGCTATTGGGACAGTATGAATACCATGAAGAATGATTCAACTTTGTTCGAGTTTGAGGAGGATGGCGTTGATCGACAAGATACACAGCCACAACCGGTTTCTGTGGAGACACCCCCATCGATATGGAGCCTTAAGAAGGTGGAAAAAGTGCAAAAGACcatggaggaggaggagaacgAAGTGTTATGGGATGAATTAGATACAGTTCTTAGAGAATCTGACGCTGTATCCATG ATTGGAAATTTAGGGACAAATGAAGCTACAAATATAAAAAGCGGAAGTCCATCATCTCGATGTGAACACGACACTTTTCTCGACGAAGAGATTGGTGTATATTGCAAATTGTGTGGTGTGGTTATTACTGAGATCAAATATATCTCACCACTAGTG GTTGAAAGATTTCCATGTGAAGGTTCAGGAAGAAAGGCATCATTTGATGGTGTAAATGTTTCACTGTTTGATGGATCTCAATTCAATGTTTCTGATAAAGATTCAGAAACTAATTTCTCTCGCAATGAGGGAACAGTTTGGGACCTAATTCCAGATTTGATACAAACTTTATATCCTCATCAACAAGAAGGCTTTGAATTCATTTGGAAAAACTTGGCAGGAAGCGTAAAGCTTCAAAAGTTAAAGAATGTCGATCCTTGCAGTGAAGGTGGCTGCATTATTTCTCATGCTCCTGGTACCGGAAAGACAAGGCTGACCATAGTGTTTCTCAAGGCATATTTGAAAGCCTTTCCCAAATGCTTGCCGATTATTGTCGCTCCTGCTAGTATACTACTAACTTGGGAGGATGAATTCAAGAAATGGGACATTGGAGTTCCATTTCACAATTTAAGCAATCCCGAGTTATCTGGTAAAGAGCATGCTGATGCGGTTGAAACGTTTGATAGGTCCAATACACAACATAATATTCATGAAACGCGGATGGCAAAACTGATTTCGTGGTTCAAAGAAACAAGCATTCTTGGAATCAGCTAcaatttgtttggaaaaaaatgCCAAGATAAgaaaaagcttgaaaatgtgAAGGAGAGAAAAGGAAACTGTGATATGCGAAAGATTCTGCTTAAATCTCCCGGTTTGTTAGTTCTAGATGAAGGACACACACCAAGAAATCAAAGAAGTCATATTTGGAAGGTGTTGTCCAAGATTCAAGCGCAGAAGCGAATCATCCTTTCCGGAACTCCATTCCAGAACAATTTCTGGGAGctttacagcaccttaagcttAGTGAAGCCTTCTTTTCCTAACACGATACCGCCTGAGCTAAAAAGTTTTTGCCATAAGCAGGgacataaatcatctaaaaagCGGAGTTGTGAACCTGTTTCAGGCAACACAACAAGAGACCCTTCTGATGATAAGATCAAGAAGCTGAAAATGCTAATGGATCCCTTTGTACATGTTCACAAAGGGGCGATCCTTGAAAATAAGCTTCCCGGGTTAAGGGACTGTTTGGTGACTTTGAAGGCAGATAGTTTGCAGAACGAAATTCTGAAGAGCATTAAACGTTCTCAGAACACCATATTTAACTTTGAACGTAAGATAGCATTGACATCCGTCCATCCATCGCTTTTCCTTGAATGTTCTCTTtcggaagaagaagaatctgCTCTTGACAAGGATCAGCTGGAAAAGCTTAGACTGAACCCACATGAAGgtgtcaaaacaaaatttttgttCGAGTTTGTTCGGCTATGCGATGCTTTTCACGAGAAAGTTCTTGTGTTCAGCCAATTCCATGCGCCTTTACAATTAATTAAAGACCAATTAACCTCTGCTTTTAAATGGTCTGAGGGAAAGGAAGTGTTATTCATGTCTGGCAAAGATCCTCCAAAGGTCAAGCAATCCGTAATCCATAGCTTCAACGATGCAAATTGCCAAGCAAAGGTTCTACTTGCATCTACAAAAGCTTGTTCTGAGGGAATTAGCTTAGTTGGAGCTTCTAGGGTTGTACTTCTGGATGTTGTATGGAATCCTTCTGTCGAAAGACAAGCTATCAGCCGAGCATATAGGATTGGTCAGAAGAGAGTGGTATACACATACCATCTGCTCGCTGAAGGGACTACTGAGGAAGAAAAATATGGTAAACAGGCCGAAAAGGACCGGTTATCTGAGCTTGTTTTTTCGGAGAAAAATGCCACCGATATTGATGAGGAGTCCAAGAGCTGTGCAGGGAACTTTGAAGATAGAGTTCTTGATCAGATGACTCGGCATGAAAATCTCAAAGACATGTTTGTTAAGTGTGTGGTACTGAGGAAGGAGCGAGATGTGGTCTGA